The following are encoded together in the Rhineura floridana isolate rRhiFlo1 chromosome 21, rRhiFlo1.hap2, whole genome shotgun sequence genome:
- the DYNLL2 gene encoding dynein light chain 2, cytoplasmic, with product MSDRKAVIKNADMSEDMQQDAVDCATQAMEKYNIEKDIAAYIKKEFDKKYNPTWHCIVGRNFGSYVTHETKHFIYFYLGQVAILLFKSG from the exons ATGTCTGACCGAAAGGCGGTGATCAAGAATGCGGACATGTCCGAGGACATGCAGCAGGATGCTGTAGATTGTGCCACGCAGGCCATGGAGAAGTACAACATTGAGAAGGACATTGCGGCATACATCAAAAAG GAATTTGACAAGAAATACAACCCCACTTGGCACTGCATCGTAGGCAGGAATTTTGGCAGCTACGTAACGCACGAGACGAAGCATTTCATCTATTTCTACTTGGGCCAGGTTGCAATTCTCCTCTTCAAGTCGGGCTAG